The sequence below is a genomic window from Chitinophagaceae bacterium.
AGAAGCACGCCTGTTCAGTGGTGTACAGATTCACACCAACTATTACAATGCCGTTATAAAGCAAAAGGCGAATCACTTGCATTAAACAAAAAGCTTTATAAAATGAAGCAAAAAGCAAGACTGTTTATTTTCAAATAGACAATGCAGTTGATACAGATGACAGAGGTTTTGAAATTATCATTGTGGAAGTAGACGAAATGAAACAGGATATTGAAGTAAATATGAAGTATGGAATTGACCGTGATGGAAAATTGCTTTGTACGGCATTTTGTTCGATGTAAATAGAGCTACCATAAAACCCGAGATCGGAAAAAGCATTGCAGACAGTAATTGACTATCTCAATGCCAATCCAACGGTAAAGATTTATGTCGTTGGTCATAAGACAATACCGGCGTTTTGGAAATAACAGCAAACTATCAAAAGACAGCGCTCTCTGTAAAAATTACCTGGTAACAACAGGCAAAACAACCTGCACGTCTTGGTTCAGATGGAGTCGCATCCTTATGCCCTGTATCAACTAATACAACAGAAGAAGGCAAAGCACTCAACCGCAGGGTTGAAATAGTAAACAATAATTCATTATGAAAAAACTGCGAAACATTCTGTTACTGCTCTTTCTGTAACAGCATTACTGCACAAAGTCTGCGTTTACCTCCAGGCGTTACCATTGACACAATTGCTGAGCTTGCCGAAGGACTTCACCGTTATCTTTATAATGCACAAACAGTTGATTGGGATGATCGTTCCCAAAACATGGCATAATAATGATACAAGAGGAATTGCCATTGCTACATCATACGAAGCAACTTTCCTCATGGGTCAAACACAGGTAGACAGTTTTACAACTGAGAAGAAGGCTCTGCAATGGCTTGTTCCTGTTATTGAAAATTATCTGTCGCCTGTTGGTATTCAGAAATGGAAACACCTGAAAACACAGCCTCCGAAAGTAGCACTGAAATACCCCTGGGAATGGGATTATAAGCTGGGCCGTTACAACTCAATTTTTATGAGCAAGGCACAAACAGATAACAAACTGGTTTTACGGAGTACAAACAAATCGAAATTATACAGATTATCCGTACACCAAACACAGGAAAGCTTACTATTGAACAGCTGATACAATTGACTACCCGCATGAATCCGGCCATTAATACCCAGCAAATCCAATTACCGATTTTGTAATCGGTGGTAAACAATTTAAAACAACGGAGCACTTCTTTATGGAGTTGATGCATCAACGTCATTTCTGGTATGCAGATGCAAAAGAAATTATTTATATCAGTGTTGGATTATTAAGAGAAGATCAGGTGCGTTTTCCTTTGATAGTAGATGAAATTATAGGCAGTATAAAATGGTAGCAGTTTTTATTTTCAATATGCAACCCATGTTCCTTTTATGATAAACAGGAAAGCCACAGGAATTTCTGTGGCTTTCTGTTGTTATAATTTTTTCAGTCAATGATCCGCAGCTTTGCATAATTCAGCATAATCTTTTTCTCACCGTTCAATTCAAATTTCACAGTAGCAATAGGGTTATGTGCACTGCCTTCCATTTTCATCACTTCACCAAAACCGAATTTCTGGTGTTCCACTTTTTGTCCTTCCTGCAAATTACTGGTATCACTCGCCACAAAATCAGCAGCAGGTTTATGTTCCACTGTTTGCGGTCGTGAAGGCGGTGTTATATAAGAGGGTGTTGAACTTTGTTTCTTTGGTGGAGCACCATATTTCTTCTCCACCTGAGCAGCATCATTATAATCCGTTTTATTACCCCAGCCTTTCATACGGTCAAATGCAGAACCGCTGCCAAATCCTGTGTTCTGATTTTTCATGCCACCACCTGCAAAACTTTTATCTACCTGTTCTTCGGGTAATTCATCTAAGAAACGGCTTGGCTCATTTTGTACAATTTGTCCAAACTTGTAACGGGTATTAGCATAAGTGATCCAGAGTTTTGTTTTTGCCCTTGTGATCACCACATAAAACAAACGTCGCTCTTCTTCCAGTTCTTCCCTTGTGTTAATGCTCATGGCATTGGGGAATAACATTTCTTCCAGCCCTGCAGCAAACACACAGCCAAACTCCAATCCTTTTGCCGCATGAATGGTCATCAGTTTTACACTGTCCGAATCGGGATCTTTATTATCTGCGTCTGTTAACAATGTGATCTGTTGTAAATAAGAACCAAGTGTAACAGCCCCTAAAGCCTCCTCTGAATTTCTCCGCCAGTGGGTGGAGAGTCTGCATTTATATTTGATTCGTTGAAAAGCTGGCTTTGTGAGTTAGCACTTCCCCCTTCAGGGGGCGGAGGGGTAACACCACTCCATCATCATCAATCTGGTTCCTGTTCTGCGTATCATCCACCCATTCTTTAATGGAGTTTAATAATTCCTGGATGTTTTCATAACGCTGTAAACCTTCTGTACTCTTATCGTTGAATAATTCTTTTACAATATTCGTCTGCTTGCCCACATGCACCGCCACTTCATAGGCATTGTGTTTCTGCAGCATGCTGGCAAAACTTTTAATCATGATTACAAAACCATCAATCGCTTCCAGAGTGCCTGCACGAAAACCAAACTGTGCAGCTCTTGTGAGCACTTCCCACATGCTGATATTATTTTCATTCGCAAACAACACTGCTTTATCAACGGTTGTTTTACCAATACCTCTTGCAGGAAAGTTGATGATCCGTTTTAAAGCTTCCCTCATCTCTTAGGTTCACGATCAACCGCATGTATGCAATAAAATCTTTGATCTCTTTGCGTTGATAGAAACTGATACCGCCATAAATTATATAGGCAATATTCATGCGGCGCAGACTTTCTTCAAATGCACGGCTCTGTGCATTGGTGCGGCCAGAATGGCAAAATCTTTATTACGGTAATGATTGCGGAGCTTCTGTTCCTGGATGGTATCAGCAACAAACTTTCCTTCCTCATTATCTGTCATTGTTCTGATCAGCTTGATCTTTTCTCCTTCTCCATTTTCGTGAACAGGATTTTCTCAATCTGGTTTTTATTATTACTGATTACCTCGTTGGCAACTTTTCAGAATGTTTTGCGTACTTCGGTAGTTCTGTTCCAGCTTCACCACTTTCACATCATCATAATCTTTCTGAAACTGTAAAATATTTTCAATGGTTGCACCACGAAAACTGTAGATACTTTGTGCATCATCACCCACCACACAAACATTTTCATGCATGGCACCAAGCAACTTGATGATTTCGTACTGGGCAGGATTGGTATCCTGGTACTCATCAATCATGATGTATTTAAACTTGCGCTGGTACTTGCCTAAACTTTCGGGGAAATTGTTCAGCAACTCATAAAACTTAATCAGCAGATCATCAAAATCCATGGGCCCTTTTTTAAAACAACGCTTGGCATATGAATCAAAGATCTGTGCAATGGCCGGGCGGTTGGCCCGCATATCTTCCTGCTGAATATGATAATCCGTTGCATACTCTGCCGGACCCACCAATGCATTTTTTGCAGAAGAGATCCGGTTGTAAACAGTAGATGGTTTGTAATGTTTATCATCCAGGTTCATTTCGTTGATCACCGTTTTCACCACACTCTTTGCATCATCCGTATCATAAATCGTAAAGTTGGAAGGATAGCCCATCTTGGTTGCTTCACTCCGTAAGATGCGTGCAAACACGCTGTGAAATGTTCCGATATATAAATTTCTTGCTTCGTGGTTGCCCAGGATATGCTCCACACGTTCCTTCATTTCTTTGGCCGCCTTATTGGTAAAGGTCAGTGCCAGAATATTAAATGCATCAACTCCATGCGCCATTAAATGCGCAATTCTTGTTGTGAGCACTTTTGTTTTCCACTGCCTGCACCCGCCACAATCATCAGCGGTCCGTCAATATGCTTCACGCTTCCTGCTG
It includes:
- a CDS encoding ATP-binding domain-containing protein — translated: MKYKCRLSTHWRRNSEEALGAVTLGSYLQQITLLTDADNKDPDSDSVKLMTIHAAKGLEFGCVFAAGLEEMLFPNAMSINTREELEEERRLFYVVITRAKTKLWITYANTRYKFGQIVQNEPSRFLDELPEEQVDKSFAGGGMKNQNTGFGSGSAFDRMKGWGNKTDYNDAAQVEKKYGAPPKKQSSTPSYITPPSRPQTVEHKPAADFVASDTSNLQEGQKVEHQKFGFGEVMKMEGSAHNPIATVKFELNGEKKIMLNYAKLRIID